One genomic region from Flavobacterium lindanitolerans encodes:
- the pyrE gene encoding orotate phosphoribosyltransferase encodes MIFNKDTAQKTAELLLQINAIKLNPKNPFTWASGWKSPIYCDNRITLSFPPIRNYIREEFSKNLEKQFGKPDVIAGVATGAIGIGMLVAEYMGLPFVYVRPEPKKHGRQNQIEGFLQKGQNVVVIEDLISTGNSSLLAVEALREAGANVKGMAAIFTYGFDISVENFKKANIDLFTLSNYENLLELAVAKKYITEEEQETLKIWSKSPSTWSVENDNASVK; translated from the coding sequence ATGATTTTTAATAAAGACACCGCCCAAAAAACAGCCGAATTGCTTTTACAAATAAATGCAATTAAATTGAATCCTAAAAATCCTTTTACATGGGCTTCCGGATGGAAATCTCCCATTTACTGTGATAATAGGATAACACTCTCATTTCCACCAATCAGAAATTACATCCGCGAAGAATTTTCCAAAAACCTGGAAAAACAGTTCGGAAAACCTGATGTGATTGCCGGTGTGGCTACCGGAGCTATCGGTATTGGGATGCTTGTTGCAGAATATATGGGGCTTCCGTTTGTTTATGTACGCCCGGAGCCAAAAAAGCATGGAAGACAAAACCAGATTGAAGGCTTTTTGCAAAAAGGGCAAAATGTTGTTGTCATTGAAGACCTGATTAGTACAGGAAACAGCAGCCTTCTGGCCGTTGAAGCATTAAGAGAAGCCGGAGCTAACGTAAAAGGAATGGCAGCCATTTTTACTTATGGATTTGATATTTCTGTTGAAAACTTCAAAAAAGCAAATATTGACCTGTTCACCCTGAGCAATTATGAAAATCTTCTGGAATTGGCCGTAGCTAAAAAATACATCACAGAAGAAGAGCAAGAAACATTAAAAATCTGGAGCAAAAGTCCTTCGACCTGGAGTGTTGAAAATGACAATGCTTCTGTAAAATAA
- a CDS encoding biotin--[acetyl-CoA-carboxylase] ligase — MNIIKLDAINSTNDYLKRLLQQQFVENFTIVTAENQTEGKGQMGSKWNVESGKNLTFSVLVKDLLLEVNQIFHLNVATAVSIIEALSFLEIKDLAIKWPNDILAEGKKIGGILIENSIKSNGEIFSIIGIGLNVNQRDFENLPKASSLSLLLGRELDKEAILIPIIECLIRNVSLILNKNTQSIWEKYHACLYKKGIPMPFENIKGNKFMGIINGVDQSGKLHLTLEDDFVESYEIKEIRMLY; from the coding sequence ATGAACATCATCAAACTCGATGCCATTAACTCTACCAACGATTATCTCAAGAGATTATTGCAGCAGCAATTCGTGGAAAACTTCACTATTGTTACTGCTGAAAACCAGACAGAAGGTAAAGGGCAAATGGGATCGAAATGGAATGTTGAATCGGGTAAAAACCTGACTTTTAGTGTTTTGGTTAAAGATTTGTTGCTGGAAGTGAATCAGATTTTTCATTTAAATGTGGCAACTGCAGTGAGTATTATTGAAGCTTTATCTTTTTTAGAAATTAAGGATTTGGCGATAAAATGGCCAAACGACATTTTGGCAGAAGGTAAAAAGATAGGTGGCATATTGATTGAAAACAGTATCAAAAGCAATGGTGAAATCTTTTCAATTATTGGTATTGGACTTAATGTCAACCAAAGAGATTTTGAAAATCTTCCAAAAGCTTCTTCCTTGTCACTTTTGCTCGGCAGGGAACTTGATAAGGAAGCCATTTTGATTCCGATTATTGAATGCCTGATACGAAATGTTTCCTTAATCTTAAATAAAAACACCCAATCCATTTGGGAAAAATACCATGCCTGTCTTTACAAAAAAGGAATACCAATGCCTTTTGAAAACATAAAAGGCAACAAATTCATGGGAATCATCAATGGTGTTGATCAATCGGGTAAACTTCATCTGACATTGGAAGATGATTTTGTGGAATCTTATGAAATAAAGGAAATCAGAATGTTATACTAA
- the rsfS gene encoding ribosome silencing factor, giving the protein MAKKNISNDDLLAHIIKGIEEVKGNDIDILDLRAIDNTVCDYFVICNGTSNTQVNSIVNSVQKTVSKELKDKPWHVEGTENGEWVLMDYVNIVVHVFQKHIREYYNIESLWGDAKITTIQNKY; this is encoded by the coding sequence ATGGCGAAAAAAAATATAAGCAATGACGATCTGTTAGCCCACATCATCAAAGGGATTGAAGAAGTAAAAGGCAATGACATTGATATTTTAGATTTAAGAGCAATAGACAACACCGTTTGTGATTATTTTGTAATCTGCAACGGTACTTCAAATACTCAGGTTAACTCCATAGTTAACTCTGTCCAAAAAACAGTTTCAAAAGAATTAAAAGACAAACCCTGGCATGTTGAAGGTACTGAAAACGGCGAATGGGTGTTGATGGATTATGTGAATATTGTTGTTCATGTTTTCCAAAAACACATCCGCGAGTACTACAACATCGAGAGTTTGTGGGGTGATGCTAAAATCACTACAATCCAAAACAAATACTAA